From Myxococcales bacterium, the proteins below share one genomic window:
- a CDS encoding MerR family transcriptional regulator has product MSSASSGTLPSKLYFRIGEVAGLVGVEPHVLRYWEREFRAIRPTKSAKGQRVYSRKDVENLLRVRSLLYEEGFTIAGAKKKLGRNDETSDAPDSELRVSGVTEVSASPVAGPSVEPEPTPTSGMDLRHDRMTETRTSLLGLRAELEELLASLDEG; this is encoded by the coding sequence GGCGTCGAGCGGCACCTTGCCGTCGAAGCTCTATTTTCGCATCGGTGAGGTCGCCGGGCTCGTCGGCGTCGAGCCTCACGTGCTCCGCTATTGGGAGCGAGAGTTTCGCGCGATCCGCCCGACGAAGAGCGCCAAAGGCCAGCGCGTCTACTCCCGAAAGGACGTGGAGAACCTCCTCCGCGTGCGATCCCTCCTCTACGAAGAGGGCTTCACGATCGCCGGCGCGAAGAAGAAGCTCGGCCGAAACGACGAGACGTCCGACGCCCCCGACAGTGAGCTCCGTGTCTCGGGCGTCACCGAGGTGTCCGCGTCGCCCGTCGCCGGGCCCAGCGTCGAGCCAGAGCCCACCCCGACCTCGGGGATGGACCTCCGGCACGACCGTATGACCGAGACCCGCACCTCCCTCCTCGGCCTTCGCGCCGAGCTCGAGGAGCTGCTCGCGTCGCTCGACGAAGGGTAG